Proteins encoded within one genomic window of Micromonospora halotolerans:
- a CDS encoding glycoside hydrolase family 3 protein, with the protein MIVHPSSRSRTRLGVSALSAALLAGVATAGAAPSMAADSGPAVPPTSSAETGWVMSTLHRMTLEEKVGQLFATRVYGETADTTDPAMVSINRSFLGVDNAAQAVARYHLGGIIYFAYAGNTRSPQQVAELSNGIQRAAGDEHLGVPVLVSTDQEQGAVVRLGPPATQFPGNMALAAGRSVADAGTAARITGQELRAVGINQDLAPVSDVNINPANPVIGVRSFGEDPALAAEMVAAQVTNYQEAGVAATLKHFPGHGDTAVDSHSGLPVISHSREEWERIDLPPFKAAIARGVDAVMTAHIVVPALDPSGDPATLSRPILTGLLRDELGYDGVVITDSLGMAGVRQKYGDDRVPVLALKAGVDMLLNPPVMQVAYDAVLAAVRNGELTERRIDESVARVLRLKWHRGIVHSPYVDTAAVAGTVGTPDHLAAAQEITDRTTTLLRDDADTLPLVPQERVLVTGWDDPATPTTTAALGRALNDRGLAVDVLSTGEKPTQKRIDAARAAARAHPVTVVVTNRATTDTGQQRLVRALLATGTRLVVVAVRDPYDVSSFPGVPTYLATYVFNDVAMSSLAAVLTGAIQPGGRLPVTIPDPAHPGTALFPFGAGLTTT; encoded by the coding sequence ATGATCGTGCACCCATCCTCGAGGTCCCGAACGAGACTCGGAGTATCCGCCCTGTCGGCCGCGCTGCTGGCCGGCGTCGCCACGGCGGGCGCCGCCCCGTCGATGGCCGCCGACAGCGGTCCCGCCGTCCCGCCGACCTCCAGCGCGGAAACCGGCTGGGTGATGAGCACCCTGCACCGGATGACGCTCGAGGAGAAGGTCGGCCAGCTCTTCGCCACCCGGGTGTACGGCGAGACGGCCGACACCACCGACCCGGCGATGGTCAGCATCAACCGGTCCTTCCTCGGGGTGGACAACGCCGCACAGGCGGTTGCCCGATACCACCTGGGCGGCATCATCTACTTCGCCTACGCGGGCAACACCCGCTCTCCCCAGCAGGTTGCGGAGCTGTCCAACGGCATTCAGCGGGCGGCCGGCGACGAGCATCTCGGGGTGCCGGTGCTGGTGAGCACCGACCAGGAGCAGGGCGCGGTGGTACGGCTGGGGCCGCCGGCCACCCAGTTCCCCGGCAACATGGCTCTGGCCGCCGGGCGCAGCGTCGCCGACGCGGGCACCGCGGCCCGCATCACCGGGCAGGAACTGCGAGCGGTCGGCATCAACCAGGACCTGGCGCCGGTGTCCGACGTCAACATCAACCCGGCCAATCCGGTGATCGGGGTGCGATCCTTCGGCGAGGATCCCGCGCTGGCCGCCGAGATGGTTGCCGCGCAGGTGACCAACTACCAGGAGGCCGGTGTCGCGGCCACCCTCAAGCATTTCCCCGGCCACGGCGACACGGCCGTCGACAGCCACTCTGGATTGCCGGTCATCAGCCATTCCCGCGAGGAGTGGGAGCGGATCGACCTGCCGCCGTTCAAGGCCGCGATCGCCCGTGGTGTCGACGCGGTGATGACCGCCCACATCGTCGTACCGGCCCTCGACCCGTCCGGCGACCCCGCGACGCTGTCCCGGCCGATCCTGACCGGCCTGCTCCGCGACGAGCTCGGCTACGACGGTGTCGTGATCACCGACTCGCTCGGCATGGCCGGGGTACGGCAGAAGTACGGCGACGACCGGGTACCGGTGCTCGCGCTCAAGGCGGGCGTCGACATGCTGCTCAACCCACCGGTGATGCAGGTCGCCTACGACGCCGTCCTCGCCGCCGTACGCAACGGCGAGCTCACCGAACGCCGCATCGACGAGTCGGTAGCCCGGGTGCTGCGGCTGAAGTGGCACCGGGGGATCGTCCACTCGCCGTACGTTGACACCGCGGCCGTCGCGGGCACGGTCGGCACTCCGGATCACCTCGCCGCAGCGCAGGAAATCACCGATCGCACCACGACCTTGCTGCGCGACGACGCCGACACGCTGCCGTTGGTGCCGCAGGAGCGGGTCCTGGTCACCGGGTGGGACGACCCGGCCACCCCGACCACCACGGCGGCCCTGGGCCGGGCGCTGAACGACCGGGGGCTGGCGGTGGACGTGCTGAGCACCGGCGAGAAGCCGACGCAGAAGCGGATCGACGCGGCCCGAGCCGCCGCGCGAGCGCATCCCGTCACGGTGGTGGTCACCAACCGGGCCACCACCGACACCGGGCAACAACGACTGGTACGGGCGCTGCTGGCGACCGGCACGCGGCTGGTCGTCGTCGCCGTGCGCGACCCGTACGACGTGAGCAGTTTCCCCGGCGTCCCGACTTACCTCGCCACCTACGTCTTCAACGACGTGGCGATGAGCTCCCTCGCCGCCGTGCTGACCGGGGCGATCCAGCCCGGCGGGCGCCTCCCGGTGACCATTCCGGATCCCGCCCACCCGGGAACGGCCCTGTTCCCCTTCGGCGCTGGCCTGACCACGACCTGA
- a CDS encoding ABC transporter substrate-binding protein, producing the protein MSKDEGGATSGDNQAAGQDNFGTPADPAAVKKGGKLVIALSAEPDALDPTLSRSLYSRYVFQAICQKLYDVNEQAQVVPQLATALPTVSGDGKTVTIPLRQGARFADGTPFDSAAVKATLQRHLTNARSARKSELGPIDTVDTPDANSVVIHLKQPFAPLVGALADRAGMIMSPKALQTLGDNFASAPVCVGPFKFAKRVPQNSIDVVRDPNFYDATKVNLDAISWHILSDASIRAANLRSGDAQVADSISTQDYGALRGDSSLSVLQSQSLGYQGLTFNIGNVDGVGTTPKPINRPIAQNAKVRQAFEYALDRKALVQAVFNGLNAPACSPISPASPFSSEEAQACPQHDPAKAKQLLSEAGVQTPYPVAMLISNTPDSLRLAQALQAMVKDGGFDLKINPVEYSSLLDEQDRGNFELLQLGWSGRIDPDANITNFVGTGGSQNVSGYSNPQLDAALTQARQSNDLEERKKLYGQAVTILQQDDALIYLYRQRNLTAVSKKIQGLQVFPDGVIRAAFAGFTK; encoded by the coding sequence GTGTCCAAGGACGAGGGCGGCGCCACTTCCGGCGACAACCAGGCGGCAGGACAGGACAACTTCGGTACGCCGGCGGACCCGGCCGCGGTGAAGAAGGGCGGCAAGCTGGTCATCGCCCTCTCCGCGGAGCCCGACGCGCTGGACCCGACGTTGTCGCGCAGCCTCTACTCGCGCTACGTCTTCCAGGCGATCTGCCAGAAGCTCTACGACGTGAACGAGCAGGCGCAGGTCGTGCCGCAGCTGGCCACCGCACTACCGACCGTCAGTGGCGACGGTAAGACGGTGACCATCCCGCTGCGCCAGGGCGCGCGCTTCGCAGACGGAACGCCGTTCGATTCCGCCGCGGTGAAGGCCACCCTGCAACGGCACCTGACCAACGCCCGATCCGCGCGAAAGAGCGAACTCGGTCCGATCGACACGGTCGACACGCCCGATGCCAACAGCGTCGTGATCCACCTGAAGCAGCCGTTCGCACCCCTGGTCGGGGCGTTGGCGGACCGGGCCGGCATGATCATGAGCCCGAAGGCGCTGCAGACGCTGGGCGACAACTTCGCCAGCGCGCCGGTCTGCGTCGGGCCGTTCAAGTTCGCGAAGCGGGTGCCGCAGAACTCCATCGACGTGGTGCGAGACCCGAACTTCTACGACGCCACCAAGGTCAACCTCGACGCCATCTCGTGGCACATCCTCAGCGACGCGAGCATCCGGGCCGCCAACCTGCGCTCCGGCGACGCTCAGGTCGCCGACAGCATCTCCACGCAGGACTACGGTGCGTTGCGCGGAGACTCCTCGCTCAGCGTCCTGCAGTCCCAGTCGCTCGGGTACCAGGGTCTCACCTTCAACATCGGCAATGTCGACGGCGTCGGCACCACGCCGAAGCCGATCAACCGCCCGATCGCGCAGAACGCCAAGGTCCGGCAGGCCTTCGAGTACGCCCTCGACCGGAAGGCACTGGTCCAGGCCGTCTTCAACGGACTCAACGCCCCCGCCTGCTCGCCGATCTCGCCCGCGAGCCCGTTCTCGTCCGAGGAAGCGCAGGCGTGCCCCCAGCACGACCCCGCCAAGGCCAAGCAGTTGCTGTCCGAAGCCGGTGTGCAGACGCCCTACCCGGTGGCGATGCTCATCTCGAACACGCCCGACTCGCTGCGCCTCGCGCAGGCGCTGCAGGCCATGGTCAAGGACGGCGGATTCGACCTCAAGATCAACCCGGTGGAGTACTCCTCTCTCCTCGACGAGCAGGACCGCGGCAACTTCGAGCTGCTGCAGCTGGGCTGGAGCGGGCGGATCGACCCGGATGCCAACATCACCAACTTCGTCGGCACCGGCGGCAGCCAGAACGTCTCCGGCTACAGCAACCCGCAGCTCGACGCCGCGCTGACCCAGGCCCGGCAGTCGAACGACCTCGAAGAGCGCAAGAAGCTCTACGGGCAGGCGGTGACGATCCTCCAGCAGGACGACGCGCTCATCTACCTCTACCGGCAGCGGAACCTGACCGCCGTCTCCAAGAAGATCCAGGGCCTGCAGGTCTTCCCCGACGGCGTGATCCGCGCGGCCTTCGCCGGATTCACCAAGTAG
- a CDS encoding SDR family NAD(P)-dependent oxidoreductase, with protein sequence MSGELRVAIVTGAARGIGAATARRLATDGMAVVSAYHSPAYRKALRTLGKIQATP encoded by the coding sequence ATGTCGGGGGAGCTCCGCGTCGCCATCGTCACCGGAGCCGCGCGTGGTATCGGCGCGGCCACCGCACGCCGGCTCGCCACCGACGGCATGGCCGTCGTTTCCGCCTACCACAGCCCCGCCTACCGGAAGGCGCTGCGGACGCTTGGGAAGATCCAAGCCACGCCTTGA
- a CDS encoding DUF2267 domain-containing protein, whose amino-acid sequence MEYQDFINAVATRAKVSTDQAATVTRATLQALADRISAGQAEDLAYQLPGGLDDCLRKPLRQDQVKASLGFDDFVQRVADRQDVDRALADAGVGPVLTTLREAVTRDEFENALAQLPKEFRQAIEPVAAGGARRPGS is encoded by the coding sequence GTGGAATACCAGGACTTCATCAATGCAGTGGCCACGCGGGCAAAGGTGTCCACCGATCAGGCGGCGACAGTCACCCGCGCGACGTTGCAGGCGTTGGCAGACCGGATCAGCGCCGGCCAGGCTGAGGACCTTGCTTATCAGCTTCCCGGCGGGCTTGACGACTGCCTGCGCAAACCGCTTAGACAGGACCAGGTCAAGGCGTCGCTCGGGTTCGACGATTTCGTGCAGCGGGTGGCGGATCGCCAGGACGTCGACCGCGCGCTCGCCGATGCCGGGGTCGGCCCGGTGCTCACCACGCTCCGTGAGGCTGTCACCCGCGACGAGTTCGAGAACGCGCTGGCGCAGCTCCCGAAGGAGTTCCGGCAGGCGATCGAACCGGTGGCTGCCGGTGGCGCGCGGCGCCCCGGCTCGTAG
- a CDS encoding endonuclease/exonuclease/phosphatase family protein, with protein MAAPGSAAPPVPLRVATYNIHAGAGEDNVFDLTRTAEALRSLDADVIGLQEVDVHWGARSNFVDEARELAERLNMSAFFAPIYDFEPATDGAERQQYGVAVLSRYPLLEAENHEITRLSTQTPNPVPAPAPGFPEVTVNVRGTHVHFYTTHLDYRADPSMRRAQVADTLDVLAADSGPKVLVGDFNAEPAAPELADLWQHLRDANPTGGNTYPAVNPVKRIDVVTVSPDVTVVEGYTVATAASDHRPVVTDLLLHERGR; from the coding sequence ATGGCCGCACCCGGCTCGGCGGCACCGCCGGTGCCGCTACGGGTAGCCACCTACAACATTCACGCGGGTGCCGGCGAGGACAACGTCTTCGACCTCACCCGGACCGCGGAGGCGCTCCGCTCGTTGGATGCCGACGTGATCGGCCTGCAAGAGGTCGACGTGCACTGGGGTGCCCGGAGCAACTTCGTCGACGAGGCTCGTGAGCTGGCCGAACGGCTCAACATGTCGGCGTTCTTCGCGCCGATCTACGACTTCGAGCCCGCCACCGACGGGGCTGAGCGCCAGCAGTACGGCGTTGCGGTGCTGAGCCGCTATCCGTTACTCGAAGCGGAAAACCACGAGATCACCCGGCTGTCCACCCAGACGCCGAACCCGGTGCCGGCACCCGCGCCCGGCTTCCCCGAGGTGACCGTCAACGTCCGCGGCACACACGTCCACTTCTACACGACCCACCTGGACTACCGCGCGGACCCGTCGATGCGACGCGCCCAGGTCGCGGACACGCTCGACGTGCTGGCCGCTGACTCCGGGCCGAAGGTTCTGGTCGGCGACTTCAATGCGGAACCGGCTGCTCCCGAGTTGGCCGACCTGTGGCAGCACCTGCGGGACGCCAACCCCACCGGGGGCAATACCTACCCCGCCGTCAACCCGGTCAAGCGCATCGACGTGGTGACCGTCTCTCCCGACGTCACCGTGGTTGAGGGATACACCGTCGCCACGGCGGCATCGGACCACCGTCCGGTCGTCACCGACCTACTGCTGCACGAACGCGGTCGCTGA
- a CDS encoding S8 family serine peptidase, whose amino-acid sequence MKLSRHRGAWLAAVVSAALAATSGSPALAAPGSPADPGPTAAPPTELPTPPGAHSVTLITGDVVTTRQTPNGGTVEVRRPDGAPSAVRMVEDGEELYVYPQSVLPYVAADALDKRLFNVTRLVADEYDDAHSDHLPLIVSYAGSPAGLRATAPTGATRTRTLSSISGAALNEDRDQADEFWSAITAAPAAKSAAAASGTGRFGGGIAKIWLDGRVRADLADSTAQIGAPEVWAGGDTGTGVRVAVLDTGIDATHPDLVDRVAESAVFVPGEELADRVGHGTHVASTIAGTGAASGGREKGVAPDARLVVGKVLSDAGSGQDSWILAGMEWAARDADAKIINMSLGSTQPSDGTDPLSQSVNSLSAETGALFVISAGNNGAPGSVSTPGAADAALTVGAVDADDKLAYFSSQGPRIGDEAVKPELTAPGVGVLAARSQYTAGEGAYRSMDGTSMAAPHVAGAAALLAAKHPDWTGQQLKNALVSTTESTPQYDAYQAGTGRVDVAAAVKAPVFATGTVHTVMGDDTAKAGGSTRPVTYTNTTGQPITLDLAVDAPNAPAGLFGLSAARVTVPANGTATVTLTTDTTRAAVGSRYTGQIIASGPDRTTLTRTAISVGTYTPYHWLRLELTDRSGKPTAGLIELGQPGAYGPDFLNTDENGVAQLYLPEGVYSAMSFLNVTGAHGPNSLGVALVGDPDIDLREDTVVRLDASAARRLESRVPQQTADTYTRLDYYRSQGEGRWRSFVEGGVFYDSFWAQPTGRDVKHGDFYMGARWRKEQPVLSAGTGTVDFDDLVRQQGTTQLPKGRWTLPAVYAGNGAASDYAGLDARGKVVVVRRNQELFDADQAAAATAAGAKLMLVVSDQPWRDVRDYSIDFFTPTPVEVALVSHDEGEALIKQIQHGATAVQVTSQPVADYVYDLAQAYHNRIPRELSRTETKKTLARIDVGFALPPGQTRGGEFRFDWPSYSDWGIGQTSNRPLAPVRTDWVSTGELYQWGQEAYVQGGTYQIDQRTGYPAGSSGTEQFFEPIERPHLNDNFKLPTRAGDTLNLDVPGWGGADHVGMTLNGATQTNQLYQGDELLAEGTSTWISGTAPGTGDLPYQLVVRTAQDPTAGAYSTRTESKWKFRSKAPAAGVESSVLPLLQLDYAVDTDTAGTAKRNTALSVSAAHLPGVTGGGDVGAVRLEVSYDDGAHWQKQSLTRTKDGSWTAKLKAPKGASYVSLRASAADGSGNAVDQTVIRAFGVR is encoded by the coding sequence GTGAAGCTCTCGCGTCACCGTGGAGCATGGCTCGCCGCCGTGGTCTCCGCGGCCCTCGCGGCGACCAGTGGTTCACCCGCCCTGGCCGCCCCGGGCTCTCCGGCTGATCCCGGCCCGACCGCCGCGCCCCCGACCGAGCTGCCCACCCCTCCCGGCGCCCACTCGGTCACCCTGATCACCGGTGACGTGGTCACCACCCGCCAGACCCCGAACGGCGGCACCGTGGAGGTACGGCGACCCGACGGCGCCCCCAGCGCGGTCAGGATGGTGGAGGACGGCGAAGAGCTGTACGTCTACCCGCAGTCCGTACTTCCATACGTGGCCGCGGACGCCCTCGACAAGCGACTGTTCAACGTCACCCGGCTGGTCGCCGACGAGTACGACGACGCGCACTCCGACCACCTGCCGCTGATCGTGTCGTACGCCGGCTCGCCAGCCGGGCTGCGTGCCACCGCGCCCACCGGCGCGACCCGCACCCGCACGTTGAGCAGCATCTCCGGAGCCGCGCTGAACGAGGACCGCGACCAGGCCGACGAGTTTTGGTCCGCGATCACCGCCGCCCCCGCAGCGAAGTCGGCCGCCGCGGCCAGCGGCACGGGACGCTTCGGCGGCGGGATCGCCAAGATCTGGCTGGACGGGCGGGTGCGCGCCGACCTCGCCGACAGCACCGCGCAGATCGGCGCTCCCGAGGTCTGGGCCGGCGGCGACACCGGGACCGGGGTACGGGTCGCCGTGCTGGACACCGGCATCGACGCGACCCACCCGGACCTGGTCGACCGGGTGGCCGAGTCCGCCGTGTTCGTGCCCGGTGAGGAGCTGGCCGATCGGGTGGGGCACGGCACCCACGTCGCCTCGACCATCGCCGGCACCGGCGCGGCGTCCGGTGGCCGGGAGAAGGGTGTCGCCCCCGATGCCCGCCTCGTCGTCGGCAAGGTGCTCAGCGACGCCGGCTCCGGGCAGGACTCCTGGATTCTCGCCGGCATGGAGTGGGCGGCCCGGGACGCCGACGCGAAGATCATCAACATGAGCCTCGGGTCGACCCAGCCGAGCGACGGCACCGATCCGCTCAGCCAGTCGGTCAACTCGCTCAGCGCCGAGACCGGCGCACTCTTCGTCATCTCCGCCGGCAACAACGGCGCGCCGGGGAGCGTCTCCACCCCCGGTGCGGCGGACGCGGCGCTGACCGTCGGCGCGGTCGACGCCGACGACAAGCTCGCCTACTTCTCCAGCCAGGGGCCGCGAATCGGCGACGAGGCCGTCAAGCCGGAACTCACCGCACCGGGCGTGGGCGTGCTCGCCGCCAGGTCGCAGTACACGGCCGGCGAAGGCGCCTACCGGAGCATGGACGGCACCTCGATGGCCGCGCCGCACGTGGCCGGCGCCGCCGCGCTGCTCGCCGCTAAGCACCCGGACTGGACCGGCCAGCAGCTCAAGAACGCGCTGGTCAGCACCACCGAGAGCACGCCGCAGTACGACGCGTACCAGGCCGGCACCGGCCGGGTCGATGTCGCCGCAGCGGTGAAGGCCCCGGTCTTCGCCACCGGCACCGTGCACACCGTCATGGGAGACGACACGGCCAAGGCCGGTGGCAGCACGCGACCGGTGACGTACACCAACACCACCGGGCAGCCGATCACGCTGGACCTGGCGGTCGACGCGCCGAACGCACCGGCCGGGCTGTTCGGCCTCTCCGCGGCACGGGTGACCGTGCCCGCCAACGGCACCGCCACGGTCACCCTCACCACGGACACCACCCGGGCGGCCGTCGGCAGCCGGTACACCGGGCAGATCATCGCCAGCGGGCCGGACCGGACCACACTGACCCGCACGGCGATCTCCGTCGGCACGTACACCCCTTACCACTGGCTGCGGCTGGAGCTGACCGACCGGTCCGGCAAGCCGACCGCTGGCCTTATCGAGCTGGGCCAGCCGGGCGCGTACGGGCCGGACTTCCTCAACACCGACGAGAACGGCGTCGCGCAGCTCTACCTGCCCGAGGGGGTCTACTCGGCGATGAGCTTCCTGAACGTCACGGGGGCGCACGGGCCGAACTCGCTCGGTGTGGCGCTGGTCGGTGACCCGGACATCGACCTGCGAGAGGACACCGTGGTCCGTCTGGACGCCAGCGCGGCGCGCCGGCTCGAGTCGCGGGTGCCGCAGCAGACCGCCGACACGTACACCCGACTGGACTACTACCGGTCGCAGGGTGAGGGCCGGTGGCGCTCGTTCGTCGAGGGCGGCGTCTTCTACGACAGCTTCTGGGCCCAGCCGACCGGCCGCGACGTGAAGCACGGCGACTTCTACATGGGCGCCCGGTGGCGCAAGGAGCAGCCGGTGCTCAGCGCCGGCACCGGGACGGTCGACTTCGACGACCTGGTCCGTCAGCAGGGCACCACCCAACTGCCGAAGGGCCGCTGGACGCTGCCCGCCGTCTACGCGGGCAACGGCGCCGCGAGCGATTACGCCGGGCTGGACGCCCGGGGCAAGGTGGTCGTGGTCCGGCGCAACCAGGAGCTCTTCGACGCCGATCAGGCCGCCGCGGCGACCGCCGCCGGGGCGAAGCTGATGCTCGTGGTGAGCGACCAGCCCTGGCGCGACGTGCGCGACTACTCGATCGACTTCTTCACCCCCACCCCCGTCGAGGTGGCGCTGGTCAGCCACGACGAGGGCGAGGCGCTGATCAAGCAGATCCAGCACGGGGCGACGGCGGTCCAGGTGACCTCGCAGCCCGTCGCCGACTACGTCTACGACCTGGCGCAGGCGTACCACAACCGGATCCCGCGTGAACTCAGCCGGACCGAGACGAAGAAGACACTCGCCCGGATCGACGTGGGCTTCGCCCTCCCGCCCGGCCAGACCCGGGGCGGTGAGTTCCGGTTCGACTGGCCGTCGTACTCCGACTGGGGCATCGGCCAGACCAGCAACCGGCCGCTCGCCCCGGTACGCACCGACTGGGTCTCCACCGGCGAGCTCTACCAGTGGGGCCAGGAGGCATACGTCCAGGGCGGCACCTACCAGATCGACCAGCGGACCGGCTACCCGGCGGGCAGCAGCGGGACGGAGCAGTTCTTCGAGCCGATCGAACGGCCGCACCTCAACGACAACTTCAAGCTGCCCACCCGCGCCGGCGACACGCTCAACCTGGACGTGCCCGGTTGGGGCGGGGCCGACCACGTCGGCATGACGCTGAACGGCGCCACCCAGACCAATCAGCTCTACCAGGGTGACGAACTGCTCGCCGAGGGCACCAGCACCTGGATCAGCGGCACCGCGCCGGGTACGGGTGACCTGCCGTACCAGCTGGTGGTGCGGACCGCCCAGGACCCGACCGCCGGCGCGTACTCGACGCGTACGGAGTCGAAGTGGAAGTTCCGGTCGAAGGCGCCGGCCGCCGGCGTGGAGTCGAGCGTGCTGCCGCTGCTGCAACTCGACTACGCCGTCGACACCGACACCGCCGGTACCGCGAAGCGGAACACCGCCCTTTCCGTCTCCGCCGCGCACCTGCCCGGCGTCACGGGCGGCGGCGACGTCGGGGCGGTCCGGTTGGAGG